A window of the Fulvia fulva chromosome 3, complete sequence genome harbors these coding sequences:
- a CDS encoding Dothistromin biosynthesis peroxidase dotB produces MFNKLTTAVALLESSSVLVSAFPHIAQQVAEQKRQSIPTVPFPEFPGSPLHALYNKFDPESQLVSTSGEHEWRAPGPGDIRGPCAGLNAAANHGYLPRDGIADSQSINTGLWEAFGLDHTATIFLQTATMFFDGDPLSGRWSIGYHSDKTNSLGLIGDILGNQTGICAYGHLKTEGDASITRGDWLAPTQNSNCASYPEFAQELLDLAKARTGGNLTPQVLAEHQYNRKQHSIATNPNYFSPAYAGVAFTFGAHMFAYELLANHSAEEPRGFLTPEVFESFFSYTRDANNQLVFTYGHERIPDNWYRRANDDAWTLADIGISTAQQCASYPSNCQVGGNTGEVNSFSGVDAGDISGGLLNSFEDLSDPDRAMCFIAQAIQADVPSFLDNVFTGVALQKVLAMIPTTLIPAISPFMLTCPNLPAGKSVLSYGQAYPGMLAKQQGQRNPYKN; encoded by the exons ATGTTCAACAAACTCACCACCGCCGTCGCGCTCCTTGAGAGCTCGTCGGTTCTCGTCTCTGCCTTCCCTCATATCGCTCAGCAAGTTGCGGAGCAGAAGC GCCAGAGCATCCCAACGGTCCCGTTCCCAGAGTTCCCAGGTTCTCCACTCCACGCCTTGTACAACAAGTTCGACCCTGAGAGCCAGCTTGTGTCGACCTCTGGCGAGCACGAGTGGCGCGCACCTGGCCCTGGTGATATCCGTGGTCCATGCGCAGGACTCAACGCCGCTGCCAACCA TGGCTACCTTCCACGTGATGGAATTGCCGACTCCCAGTCTATCAACACTGGACTGTGGGAGGCGTTCGGTCTCGACCACACCGCAACCATCTTCCTCCAGACTGCCACCATGTTCTTCGATGGTGACCCGTTGAGCGGACGATGGAGTATTGGATACCACTCCGACAAGACCAACTCCCTGGGCCTCATCGGTGATATCCTCGGCAACCAGACCGGTATCTGCGCATATG GTCACCTGAAGACTGAAGGAGATGCCTCCATCACCCGTGGTGATTGGCTCGCACCAACGCAGAACAGCAACTGCGCATCATACCCAGAGTTCGCCCAGGAGCTGCTCGACCTTGCAAAGGCCCGCACCGGTGGTAACCTCACCCCTCAGGTTCTTGCTGAGCACCAGTACAACCGCAAGCAGCACTCCATCGCCACCAACCCCAACTATTTCTCTCCAGCCTACGCAGGTGTCGCCTTCACCTTCGGTGCACACATGTTCGCCTATGAGCTGCTTGCCAACCACTCTGCTGAAGAGCCACGTGGTTTCCTCACCCCAGAGGTGTTTGAGTCTTTCTTCTCATACACCCGCGATGCCAACAACCAGCTCGTCTTCACGTACGGCCATGAAAGGATCCCAGATAACTGGTACCGCCGTGCCAACGATGATGCGTGGACACTCGCCGACATTGGTATCTCCACTGCTCAGCAATGTGCATCCTACCCATCCAACTGCCAAGTCGGTGGCAACACTGGTGAGGTCAACTCCTTCAGCGGTGTCGACGCTGGTGACATCTCCGGTGGCCTTCTGAACAGCTTCGAGGACTTGAGCGACCCAGACCGTGCCATGTGCTTCATTGCTCAGGCTATTCAGGCCGATGTGCCCAGCTTCTTGGACAACGTCTTCACCGGCGTTGCCCTGCAGAAGGTCCTGGCCATGATCCCAACCACTCTTATTCCAGCTATCTCGCCATTCATGTTGACTTGCCCCAACCTGCCGGCAGGCAAGAGTGTGTTGTCATACGGGCAGGCATATCCAGGCATGCTGGCCAAGCAGCAGGGACAGAGGAATCCATACAAGAACTAG
- a CDS encoding Saccharolysin, which yields MSYLADQLKEKGNAAFRNGEYIEAEACYTQAIQKYSKNQLIFTNRANVRLKLQQWDGAVNDCLKSIEITGPNGQNHKAFYFLAQAQLALHHPHEALSSALTAYHQVLHPAPAAKISPLDLQTFSAFVLKCKKAKFAARDRERLRRQGDMRAELEETLESQKQRELDSISAQLHRGQLGNVEASERTEEVAGNYDSKIATLRSVFEAADPANHKPREIPDHLIDMITFEPMHDPVITKNGHSYERATIYEHLKRSPTDPLTRDALKVEDLRSNFGLKAACDEFWESGANKLAWPKGSRPSFLRRPFLLLFVCLVAIVALYNVLPRLRTLVAQISTPKPAFSFHQTRPLVTSTTMGANFKKPPQAPPLFTHTPESLLKDTKRILDESKALRDKIVKEVTAETATFKNVELPFAQDDNRMSLETHIIGFYQAVSTDAKVRDASTEAEKQMNDFSIEASMREDIFQLVDAVYKKQKDDKSLDAESRRLLEKDHKGYIRMGLGIPAGPDRDRFKAIKKRLSELSITFQKNLNEENGGLWLTRKELEGVPADVVEGLTKGKEGTADEGKVFLTFKYPDLFPTLKYCKNEEVRQRVFIANENKCPGNTELFKEAIVLRDEGARLLGYPNHATFRIEDKMAKTPKTVDTFLGDLRKRLAPGGLKEIEKLKELKKAETGKADKYFLWDHRFYDTLMLEKEYQLDQKLISEYFPLQTSIGGMLNIFEEIFGLQFVEVQGEHRDQISETGKGNDIVWHQDVQVFAVWDDQGEGGGFVGYLYLDLHPRDGKYGHAANFNIQPGFINENGTRRYPATALVCNFSKPTPKKPSLLKHDEVVTLFHELGHGIHDLVSRTIYSRFHGTATVRDFVEAPSQMLENWCWTPSQIKSLSKHWSYLSPEYAEAYKQEHGDKRPSENIPDDVIQSIIRTQHVNDALFNLRQLHFGIFDMTVHEPASHADVEKLDASETYNKLRKDISKIDGPEEIGQGYHWGHGQATFGHLIGGYDAGYYGYLSSQVYSADMFYSVFKKDPMNGKEGRRYRHTVLEKGGSQDEMETLEQFLGREPSTEAFYKELGLS from the exons ATGTCATATCTCGCCGACCAACTCAAAGAAAAGGGCAATGCCGCATTCCGTAATGGCGAATACATCGAGGCCGAAGCGTGTTACACACAGGCAATACAGAAGTACTCGAAGAACCAGCTCATTTTCACAAATCGCGCCAATGTGCGGCTGAAGTTGCAGCAATGGGATGGTGCTGTGAATGATTGTCTGAAGTCGATCGAGATTACTGGGCCTAATGGACAGAACCACAAGGCTTTTTACTTCTTGG CTCAAGCACAGCTAGCTCTCCACCACCCTCACGAAGCTCTCTCATCGGCACTGACAGCATATCACCAAGTCCTCCACCCAGCGCCAGCAGCAAAGATCTCGCCTCTAGACCTTCAAACTTTCTCCGCCTTTGTGCTGAAGTGCAAGAAAGCAAAATTCGCCGCCCGAGATCGTGAGCGTCTCCGCCGCCAGGGCGATATGCGGGCCGAGTTGGAGGAGACTTTGGAATCACAGAAGCAGCGCGAGCTGGACTCAATATCGGCACAGCTTCACCGAGGCCAACTGGGAAATGTCGAAGCTTCTGAACGCACAGAGGAAGTTGCTGGGAACTACGACTCAAAGATCGCGACATTACGATCTGTCTTCGAAGCAGCGGATCCAGCGAATCATAAGCCGAGGGAGATCCCAGATCATTTGATCGATATGATCACGTTCGAGCCGATGCATGATCCAGTCATTACGAAGAACGGACATTCGTATGAGCGAGCGACGATTTATGAGCATTTGAAGCGGAGTCCGACGGATCCTTTGACCAGAGATGCGTTGAAGGTGGAAGATCTCAGGAGTAACTTTGGGCTCAAGGCAGCTTGTGACGAGTTCTGGGAGAGCGGTGCGA ACAAGCTGGCTTGGCCCAAAGGATCCCGACCTTCCTTCTTGCGTCGCCCTTTCCTCCTCCTCTTCGTCTGCCTCGTCGCGATTGTGGCGCTGTACAACGTGCTTCCCCGACTGCGAACGTTGGTTGCGCAGATCAGCACCCCCAAGCCAGCATTTAGCTTCCACCAGACCAGACCACTCGTCACAAGCACCACCATGG GCGCCAACTTCAAGAAGCCGCCGCAGGCACCGCCGCTCTTCACCCACACGCCTGAAAGTCTGCTCAAGGACACCAAGCGCATTCTCGATGAGAGCAAAGCGTTGCGGGACAAGATCGTCAAGGAAGTCACCGCCGAGACTGCCACCTTCAAGAATGTCGAGCTTCCCTTCGCCCAAGACGACAACCGCATGTCACTCGAGACCCACATCATAGGCTTCTACCAGGCAGTGTCGACCGACGCCAAGGTTCGTGATGCGTCAACAGAGGCAGAGAAGCAGATGAACGACTTCTCGATCGAGGCGTCCATGCGCGAGGACATCTTCCAACTTGTGGATGCAGTCTACAAGAAGCAGAAGGATGACAAGAGCTTGGATGCTGAAAGCAGGCGGTTGCTGGAGAAGGACCACAAGGGATACATCCGCATGGGTCTCGGCATCCCTGCGGGACCTGACCGTGATCGCTTCAAGGCTATCAAGAAGAGGCTCTCCGAGCTGAGCATTACATTCCAGAAGAACCTCAACGAGGAAAACGGCGGTCTGTGGCTGACACGCAAAGAGCTGGAGGGTGTACCTGCAGATGTCGTGGAAGGCCTGACAAAGGGCAAGGAGGGCACTGCAGACGAGGGCAAGGTGTTCCTCACGTTCAAGTACCCAGACCTGTTCCCGACTCTGAAGTACTGCAAGAACGAGGAGGTGCGGCAGAGGGTCTTCATTGCTAATGAGAACAAATGCCCTGGCAACACCGAGCTCTTCAAGGAGGCCATCGTCCTCCGCGATGAGGGTGCGCGTCTTTTGGGCTACCCCAACCACGCTACTTTCCGCATCGAAGACAAGATGGCCAAGACACCAAAGACTGTCGACACCTTCTTGGGTGATCTCCGGAAGCGCCTCGCGCCAGGTGGTCTCAAGGAGATTGAGAAGCTCAAGGAGCTGAAGAAGGCCGAGACGGGTAAGGCTGACAAGTACTTCCTCTGGGACCACAGATTCTACGACACTTTGATGCTCGAGAAGGAGTATCAGCTCGATCAGAAGCTCATTTCCGAGTACTTCCCACTGCAGACCTCGATCGGCGGCATGCTGAACATCTTTGAGGAGATCTTCGGTCTGCAATTCGTCGAGGTGCAGGGCGAGCACAGAGATCAGATCTCCGAGACTGGCAAGGGTAACGACATCGTATGGCACCAGGATGTGCAAGTGTTTGCCGTCTGGGACGACCAAGGCGAAGGCGGTGGCTTCGTTGGCTATCTTTACCTTGATCTTCACCCACGCGATGGCAAGTACGGTCACGCCGCAAACTTCAACATCCAGCCTGGCTTCATCAATGAGAATGGCACGAGGAGATATCCCGCGACTGCATTGGTGTGCAACTTCAGCAAGCCTACCCCGAAGAAGCCATCTCTCCTTAAGCACGATGAGGTCGTCACACTCTTCCACGAACTCGGTCACGGTATCCACGACCTTGTTTCGCGGACAATCTACAGCCGTTTCCACGGCACTGCGACAGTTAGGGACTTTGTCGAAGCGCCATCGCAGATGCTTGAGAACTGGTGCTGGACGCCGTCGCAGATCAAGTCGCTCAGCAAGCACTGGTCATACCTCTCGCCCGAGTACGCTGAGGCATACAAGCAGGAGCACGGGGACAAGCGACCATCGGAGAACATTCCTGACGATGTGATCCAGTCCATAATCCGGACACAACACGTCAATGATGCACTGTTCAACCTCCGCCAGCTCCACTTTGGTATTTTCGACATGACAGTTCACGAGCCGGCATCGCATGCCGACGTTGAGAAGTTGGACGCCTCAGAAACTTACAACAAACTCCGCAAAGATATCTCCAAGATCGACGGCCCTGAAGAGATTGGCCAAGGGTACCACTGGGGTCACGGTCAGGCCACTTTCGGCCACTTGATCGGCGGCTACGATGCTGGCTACTACGGCTACCTCTCCAGCCAAGTCTACTCTGCCGACATGTTCTACTCCGTCTTCAAGAAGGACCCGATGAACGGCAAGGAGGGCAGGCGGTATAGACATACTGTGCTTGAGAAAGGTGGCAGCCAGGATGAGATGGAGACGCTGGAACAGTTCTTGGGCCGTGAGCCGAGTACTGAGGCGTTCTACAAGGAGCTTGGTCTGTCATAG